A single window of Limnothrix sp. FACHB-406 DNA harbors:
- a CDS encoding glycosyltransferase family 2 protein: MNPRYSLIVPIFNEEETIAELYRRVVAVGEQLDGPFELVLINDGSRDRSLAMIRELQAQDSRVCYLSLARNFGHQIAVTAGLNFCRGQVVVILDADLQDPPELIFEMLEQWRSGYQVVYAQRVSRQKETWFKRFTAYGFYRLLKQLADIEIPTDTGDFCLLDRAVVDLLNTMPERNRYIRGLRSWVGFRQTAVQFHRDPRFAGEVKYTFRKSARLAIDGLVSFSKAPLRLSVYLGLLSAAIALVMAAMVFYWRISQPQSPVTGFAAIAIAIFFLGAVQLVSIGILGEYVGRIYEEVKGRPLYTLSEVIGFDRPAKSS, encoded by the coding sequence ATGAACCCGCGCTACTCGCTGATTGTGCCCATTTTCAACGAAGAGGAAACGATCGCAGAGTTATATCGGCGCGTGGTGGCCGTGGGTGAGCAATTGGATGGGCCCTTTGAGCTGGTGTTAATTAATGACGGCAGCCGCGATCGATCCCTAGCCATGATCCGCGAGCTGCAAGCCCAAGATTCTCGGGTTTGCTATCTCTCCTTAGCCCGCAATTTTGGTCACCAAATCGCTGTCACGGCCGGCTTGAACTTCTGCCGAGGCCAAGTGGTGGTGATTCTGGATGCGGACTTGCAAGACCCCCCGGAACTGATTTTTGAAATGCTCGAACAATGGCGATCGGGCTATCAAGTGGTCTATGCCCAGCGGGTTTCCCGTCAGAAAGAAACCTGGTTCAAACGGTTCACCGCCTATGGGTTCTATCGCTTGCTCAAGCAACTGGCGGATATTGAAATTCCCACCGATACGGGGGATTTTTGCCTGCTCGATCGCGCCGTGGTGGACTTGCTCAACACCATGCCCGAACGCAATCGCTATATCCGCGGCCTGCGATCGTGGGTGGGCTTTCGACAAACCGCCGTGCAGTTTCACCGCGATCCACGCTTTGCCGGAGAAGTGAAATATACCTTCCGCAAATCGGCGCGGCTGGCGATCGATGGGTTAGTGTCCTTCTCCAAAGCGCCCCTGCGGCTGTCGGTTTACCTGGGATTGCTCTCCGCTGCGATCGCCCTGGTCATGGCCGCCATGGTTTTCTACTGGCGCATTTCCCAACCCCAATCCCCCGTTACAGGCTTTGCCGCGATCGCGATCGCCATCTTCTTCCTCGGAGCTGTCCAGCTCGTCAGCATTGGCATTTTGGGGGAATATGTGGGGCGAATTTATGAAGAAGTCAAAGGCCGCCCTCTCTATACCCTGTCAGAAGTCATCGGGTTCGATCGCCCCGCAAAATCCAGTTAA
- a CDS encoding glycosyltransferase family 2 protein codes for MKPRYSIVIPIFNEAATILELWQQLRATLDQLADSAEIIFVDDGSVDHSAKIVQDLIDRDPEVRLLQLSRNFGHQCALAAGIDHAQGDAVILMDGDLQDSPSAILSFVEQWQAGYDVVYAIRRKRKEFILKRLAFRLFYRLLNYLSGLTLPLDAGIFSLMDRKVAAALRSMPERNRYLSGLRAYAGFRQTGVVVERGPRFSGEPRVTISKLFKLAFDGIFSFSVIPLRITVYVGLLCALIAFALGLIGLYFKFVLGHSFLDWAYGLTTTFFMGGIQLVFLGILGEYIGRIYDEVKQRPYYLVSNRLGFRDSA; via the coding sequence GTGAAACCTCGCTACTCGATTGTGATTCCAATTTTTAATGAAGCAGCAACAATCTTGGAATTATGGCAACAACTCCGCGCCACCCTTGATCAACTAGCAGATTCCGCTGAAATTATTTTTGTAGATGACGGTAGTGTTGATCACTCTGCCAAAATTGTGCAGGATTTGATCGATCGCGATCCTGAAGTTCGCCTCTTGCAGCTCTCTCGCAACTTTGGTCATCAATGCGCCCTTGCTGCTGGCATTGATCACGCTCAAGGGGATGCGGTGATCTTAATGGATGGTGATTTACAAGATTCACCCAGCGCCATTTTATCCTTCGTGGAACAGTGGCAAGCGGGCTATGATGTGGTTTATGCCATTCGTCGTAAACGCAAAGAATTCATCCTTAAACGCCTTGCCTTTCGATTGTTTTATCGGCTCTTAAATTATCTGTCTGGGTTAACCTTGCCCCTTGATGCTGGAATTTTCTCGCTCATGGATCGCAAAGTGGCGGCGGCTCTGCGATCCATGCCCGAGCGTAATCGCTACCTCAGCGGTTTGCGGGCCTATGCTGGGTTTCGGCAAACGGGAGTGGTGGTGGAACGGGGGCCCCGCTTCAGTGGCGAACCTCGGGTTACTATCAGCAAATTGTTTAAATTGGCCTTTGATGGCATCTTCTCATTTTCCGTCATTCCCTTACGAATTACGGTCTATGTGGGTCTGCTTTGTGCGCTGATTGCCTTTGCCTTGGGGTTGATTGGTCTCTATTTCAAATTTGTTTTGGGCCATAGCTTTCTAGATTGGGCCTATGGTTTGACCACAACCTTTTTCATGGGAGGAATTCAATTGGTTTTCCTAGGAATCTTAGGAGAATATATTGGTCGAATCTATGACGAAGTAAAACAGCGGCCCTATTACTTAGTCAGTAATCGGCTGGGATTTCGAGATTCAGCTTAA